From a region of the Deinococcus aestuarii genome:
- a CDS encoding sulfite oxidase heme-binding subunit YedZ has protein sequence MTVRSPARVPRRPLPWLVPAVTAGGLLPLAVLLSDAWTGALGANPVQRALHQTGLLALVLLILSLACTPLRLVFRWTWPARIRRALGLLAFGYAALHFLIYLFDQGFAPGAVVTDVLERPFITVGFIALLLLVPLAWTSRSDSIRRLGFARWQRLHQLVYVAVSLAALHYWWGVKKDHTAPFLAVLALAALFAVRRVWNRRQPVRTRATQPGD, from the coding sequence TTGACGGTCCGGTCTCCCGCCCGTGTTCCCCGCCGCCCCCTCCCCTGGCTCGTCCCGGCGGTGACGGCGGGTGGCCTCCTCCCCTTGGCCGTGCTGCTCTCGGACGCCTGGACGGGGGCGCTCGGCGCGAATCCGGTTCAGCGGGCCCTGCACCAGACCGGCCTCCTCGCCCTCGTGCTGCTGATCCTCTCGCTCGCCTGCACGCCGCTGCGGCTGGTCTTCCGGTGGACCTGGCCCGCGCGCATCCGCCGGGCGCTGGGCCTGCTCGCCTTCGGGTACGCCGCGCTGCACTTCCTGATCTACCTGTTCGACCAGGGATTCGCGCCCGGCGCCGTCGTCACCGACGTGTTGGAGCGGCCCTTCATCACCGTCGGCTTCATCGCGCTCCTGCTCCTCGTGCCGCTGGCGTGGACGAGCAGGTCGGATTCGATACGCCGACTCGGATTCGCCCGCTGGCAACGGCTCCACCAACTCGTCTACGTGGCGGTGAGCCTCGCCGCCCTGCACTACTGGTGGGGAGTCAAGAAGGACCACACCGCCCCGTTCCTGGCCGTTCTCGCCCTCGCGGCGCTGTTCGCGGTGCGGCGGGTGTGGAACCGGCGGCAGCCCGTCCGGACGCGGGCCACGCAGCCGGGCGACTGA
- a CDS encoding Stf0 family sulfotransferase translates to MEGQQPERCYTLWFSQRTGSTLLCSALRSTGVAGRISERLNDRDPQATTLRDLRDMLRAGTTPNGVFGLKYGPDGRFGPWIQTFRRELALPPEMPRPDVWEAVFPNSRHLYMTRRNKVRLAVSWWRAIVSGEWHREHGQAPQAGELRGRYSFDAINHLFAECSLREAATEEFFAEGGVVPLTLVYEDFIRDYEGTIRAVLMYLELPTDVPIAPPAFARLADGLTEEWVDRFREERQAGWSNHVW, encoded by the coding sequence GTGGAAGGCCAGCAACCCGAACGCTGTTACACGCTCTGGTTCTCCCAGCGGACGGGCAGCACCCTCCTCTGCTCCGCCTTGCGGTCCACGGGCGTCGCGGGAAGAATCTCCGAACGGCTCAACGACCGTGATCCGCAGGCGACGACGCTGCGCGACCTCCGGGACATGCTGCGGGCAGGCACGACACCCAACGGCGTGTTTGGGCTGAAGTACGGGCCGGATGGGCGGTTCGGGCCGTGGATACAGACCTTCCGCCGGGAACTGGCCCTCCCCCCGGAGATGCCCCGCCCGGACGTGTGGGAGGCTGTATTTCCCAACAGCAGGCATCTCTACATGACGCGCCGCAACAAGGTCCGGCTGGCCGTCTCGTGGTGGCGGGCCATCGTCTCGGGGGAGTGGCACCGCGAGCACGGGCAGGCGCCGCAGGCGGGGGAGTTGCGAGGCCGCTATTCCTTCGACGCGATCAACCACCTCTTTGCCGAATGCAGCCTGCGCGAGGCGGCCACCGAGGAGTTCTTCGCCGAGGGAGGCGTCGTGCCCCTCACGCTCGTCTACGAGGACTTCATCCGCGACTACGAGGGGACGATCCGGGCGGTGCTGATGTACCTGGAGCTTCCCACCGACGTTCCCATCGCTCCCCCGGCGTTCGCGCGACTCGCGGACGGGCTGACGGAGGAGTGGGTCGACCGGTTTCGGGAGGAACGGCAGGCGGGCTGGAGCAACCATGTCTGGTAG
- a CDS encoding TRAP transporter permease, translating into MSDPTRPISSDPSLEMTEGERRAIEMVEAAETGGRKLFGWQKGLVTALAVVWCLFQMYAAQVGTLDPIVLRATHLAFAFALGYLVFPFRKTPGQAQVGVPWYDWILGAIATGSAVYLIAEYPTIANVQGGVLNSTDVWVGSAMVILLLLAAWRTIGIAMPIVALVFMLYALTGPRGLIRADLGPQLQLHAGQTWPQVVGQLFANTEGIFGTAIGVSAQIVFLFVLFGAIFDKLGAGDWFMNVAQGLLGGFRGGPAKASVLSSALNGIISGSAVSNVVTGGNITIGTMKRVGYSAEKAGAIEVASSSNGQLMPPVMGAAAFIMAQNLNIEYRSLILAAAIPAFLCYGALLVVTHIEALKLGLRGLPRSELPPVRRTLISGWYYLLPLSYLIGTLTINPEATPERVALNTIFLMIAMMFVQEAWRAGRDGRGVGRGLADGGRMLIQAFESGARSMIGIAIATAAAGIIVGIVTITGLGFGLADIVQLVSSGFRDLLTGVAGLIPGVNAAQVATFGAMLIVLFMAQLIALVLGMGLPTTANYILMSALIVPIVARIAGLDTSNPAQMLPVHMFVFYFGIMADSTPPVALAAFAAAAISGGNPVATGIQAFQYELRTALLAYMMFFNPSLLLIAGNRLGGLPWVEAVPMVLFAFIGLVAFSAATLRYLHRRTTLLQTLILLVASFILIIPTQIVWNLAALGLIAAVYFWQKAGSRGEPPAVVAAA; encoded by the coding sequence GTGAGTGACCCGACGAGACCGATCTCCAGCGACCCCAGCCTGGAGATGACCGAGGGCGAGCGCCGCGCCATCGAGATGGTGGAGGCCGCCGAGACGGGCGGACGCAAGCTGTTCGGCTGGCAAAAGGGGCTGGTGACGGCCCTGGCCGTCGTCTGGTGCCTTTTCCAGATGTACGCGGCGCAGGTGGGCACCCTCGACCCCATCGTCTTGCGGGCGACGCACCTCGCCTTCGCCTTCGCGCTGGGGTATCTGGTGTTCCCCTTCCGCAAGACGCCGGGCCAGGCCCAGGTGGGCGTGCCGTGGTACGACTGGATTCTGGGGGCGATTGCCACCGGGAGCGCCGTCTACCTGATCGCCGAGTACCCCACCATCGCCAACGTGCAGGGCGGGGTGCTGAATTCCACGGACGTGTGGGTGGGGAGCGCGATGGTGATCCTGCTGCTGCTCGCCGCGTGGCGCACCATCGGGATCGCCATGCCCATCGTCGCGCTGGTGTTTATGCTGTACGCGCTGACGGGACCACGGGGACTGATCCGGGCGGACCTGGGGCCGCAGCTCCAGCTCCACGCCGGGCAGACCTGGCCGCAGGTCGTCGGGCAGCTCTTCGCCAACACGGAGGGCATCTTCGGCACGGCCATCGGCGTCAGCGCGCAGATCGTCTTCCTGTTCGTGCTGTTCGGCGCGATCTTCGACAAGCTCGGCGCGGGCGACTGGTTCATGAACGTGGCCCAGGGGCTGCTCGGCGGGTTCCGGGGCGGCCCGGCGAAGGCGAGCGTGCTGTCGAGTGCGCTCAACGGCATCATCAGCGGGTCGGCGGTGAGCAACGTCGTGACCGGCGGCAACATCACCATCGGCACGATGAAGCGGGTCGGGTACTCCGCCGAGAAGGCGGGCGCCATCGAGGTGGCGAGCAGTTCCAACGGCCAGCTCATGCCCCCGGTGATGGGCGCGGCGGCCTTCATCATGGCGCAGAACCTCAACATCGAGTACCGCTCGCTGATCCTCGCCGCCGCGATTCCCGCCTTCCTGTGCTACGGGGCGCTGCTCGTCGTCACGCACATCGAGGCGCTCAAGCTGGGGCTGCGCGGCCTGCCCCGCAGTGAACTTCCGCCCGTGCGGCGGACGCTGATCTCGGGCTGGTATTACCTTCTGCCGCTGAGCTACCTGATCGGCACGCTGACGATCAACCCGGAGGCGACGCCCGAGCGGGTCGCGCTGAACACCATCTTCCTGATGATCGCCATGATGTTCGTGCAGGAGGCGTGGCGGGCGGGCCGGGACGGGCGGGGCGTGGGCCGGGGCCTGGCGGACGGCGGGCGAATGCTGATCCAGGCCTTCGAGAGTGGCGCGCGCTCCATGATCGGCATCGCCATCGCCACCGCCGCCGCCGGGATCATCGTGGGCATCGTGACGATCACCGGACTGGGCTTCGGGCTGGCGGATATCGTGCAGCTCGTGAGCAGCGGCTTCCGCGACCTGCTGACCGGAGTCGCGGGGCTGATTCCGGGGGTGAACGCCGCCCAGGTCGCCACCTTCGGCGCGATGCTGATCGTGCTGTTCATGGCACAGCTCATCGCCCTGGTCCTGGGGATGGGGCTGCCCACCACCGCGAACTACATCCTGATGAGTGCGTTGATCGTGCCCATCGTCGCCCGGATCGCGGGGCTCGACACGAGCAACCCGGCGCAGATGCTCCCGGTCCACATGTTCGTCTTCTACTTCGGCATCATGGCCGACTCCACGCCGCCCGTGGCGCTCGCCGCCTTCGCCGCCGCCGCGATCTCGGGCGGAAATCCGGTGGCGACCGGGATTCAGGCGTTCCAGTACGAACTCAGAACGGCCCTGCTCGCCTACATGATGTTCTTCAACCCGTCGCTGCTGCTGATCGCGGGCAACAGGCTCGGCGGCCTGCCCTGGGTCGAGGCCGTGCCGATGGTCCTCTTCGCCTTCATCGGCCTCGTCGCCTTCAGCGCGGCCACGCTGCGCTACCTGCACCGCCGCACCACCCTCCTCCAGACGCTGATCCTGCTCGTCGCGTCCTTCATCCTGATCATCCCCACGCAGATCGTCTGGAACCTCGCCGCGCTGGGCCTGATCGCCGCCGTGTACTTCTGGCAGAAGGCGGGCAGCCGGGGCGAGCCGCCTGCGGTGGTGGCGGCGGCCTGA
- a CDS encoding MFS transporter: MSVVRPLPRRASWSRDERLGILNGWLVLLGDGFLNVSVVLAGFAARLGAPNAVIGLLPAIAGGGWMLPQLLVAARVRSLPHKLPVYRSAALVRLLSYLAMVIVAATLAERPALCLTLFVLAMLVNAVASGVAGLPFLEVVSKVVPPERRARFFGTRNLYGGLLAFGAGLGVRWILSSGLSFPLNYALIFLLGAAAYTVGYGVFGRVSEPPDEPQPPGNFRDEVRAIPSTLADRHFRAFLTVRLLLAAASLGDPFYAVYALRDLGYPAATLGVFVMTLTGVAPLSNLFWQRVAERKGSRRIIRYASFSAILAPLTALTVGTLGLGSWAYLLVFLFSSVAAQGFNLGHTNHLLNISPPEARSRYIGTLNTLVGTALFAPVVGGVIADALGYRAVFGLAAVLFALAWWQCGRLRRDA, from the coding sequence GTGTCGGTCGTCCGCCCCCTTCCCCGCCGAGCGTCCTGGAGCCGCGACGAGCGGCTGGGCATCCTCAACGGCTGGCTGGTGCTGCTGGGCGACGGCTTTCTCAACGTGTCGGTGGTGCTCGCGGGCTTCGCGGCGCGGCTGGGGGCGCCCAACGCCGTGATCGGCCTGCTGCCCGCCATCGCGGGGGGCGGGTGGATGCTGCCGCAACTCCTCGTCGCCGCGCGGGTGCGGTCCCTGCCGCACAAGCTGCCGGTGTACCGCTCGGCGGCGCTGGTGCGGCTGCTCTCCTACCTGGCGATGGTGATCGTCGCGGCGACGCTGGCGGAGCGGCCCGCGCTGTGCCTCACCCTCTTCGTGCTGGCGATGCTCGTCAACGCGGTCGCCTCGGGGGTGGCGGGGCTCCCCTTCCTGGAGGTCGTGAGCAAGGTCGTGCCGCCCGAGCGGCGGGCCCGCTTCTTCGGCACCCGCAACCTGTACGGCGGGCTGCTCGCCTTCGGGGCGGGGCTGGGGGTGCGCTGGATTCTCTCGTCCGGTTTGAGCTTCCCGCTGAACTACGCGCTGATCTTCCTGCTCGGCGCCGCCGCGTACACGGTGGGATACGGGGTCTTCGGGCGGGTCAGCGAGCCCCCGGACGAGCCCCAGCCCCCCGGCAACTTCCGGGACGAGGTGCGGGCCATCCCGTCCACCCTCGCCGACCGTCACTTCCGCGCCTTCCTGACGGTGCGGCTGCTGCTCGCCGCCGCGAGCCTCGGGGACCCCTTCTACGCCGTGTACGCCCTGCGCGACCTCGGGTACCCGGCGGCCACCCTGGGCGTCTTCGTGATGACCCTGACCGGCGTGGCACCCCTGTCCAACCTCTTCTGGCAGCGGGTCGCGGAGCGCAAGGGCTCGCGGCGCATCATCCGGTACGCGTCCTTCTCGGCGATCCTCGCGCCGCTGACCGCGCTCACGGTGGGGACGCTGGGGCTGGGAAGCTGGGCGTACCTGCTCGTCTTCCTCTTCTCCAGCGTGGCGGCGCAGGGCTTCAACCTCGGGCACACCAACCACCTCCTCAACATCTCGCCGCCGGAGGCCCGCAGCCGGTACATCGGCACGCTGAACACGCTGGTGGGCACGGCCCTCTTCGCCCCGGTCGTGGGCGGGGTGATCGCCGACGCCCTCGGGTACCGCGCCGTCTTCGGCCTCGCCGCCGTGCTGTTCGCCCTGGCGTGGTGGCAGTGCGGGAGGCTGCGCCGGGACGCCTGA
- a CDS encoding alpha-amylase family glycosyl hydrolase, translating to MRRLPLLGALLASLAGAQPPSGPPSWEGQIIYQVMPDRFFDGDRANNAGVDRSNPRAWHGGDLAGLTQKLPYIQGLGATAVWLTPIYRQQAGNSFDTAPYHGYWPADFRDVDPHFGTLGDFDAFTTAARSAGLRVVLDQVVNHYGYGAEAVRQHPAWFNGQAECDKTTNKDVDCPLAGLPDLKQASPEVRDLLLGNADFWRARGVDAFRYDAIRHVERPFLKDVLARDRAAGTWTLGEWYGADTGTVAEWQRAGFDSLFLFSLQGAMQKSVMGGQSLTQVANVLSRQGELPRPGEVALFLDNHDLPRFAQGSLFEDEAQTRTRYGLRALLTLRGVPVLWQGTEIALRGGADPDNRRDMRFEDGWTTAEKAVYAAARDAIAVRRASRALSVGTQTLRPVPDTLQDDLLLLTREVDGERVLAAWHGGRERRTYSLRLSTLGLTAADQAVTRSLYAGQDARVSVGGGWLHLSLPGKDAAVFGLR from the coding sequence ATGCGCCGCCTCCCCCTCCTCGGCGCGCTCCTGGCCTCCCTGGCGGGCGCGCAACCTCCCTCCGGCCCGCCCTCCTGGGAGGGCCAGATCATCTATCAGGTCATGCCCGACCGCTTCTTCGACGGCGACAGGGCGAACAACGCGGGGGTGGACCGCAGCAACCCCCGCGCCTGGCACGGCGGGGACCTCGCGGGGCTCACACAGAAACTGCCCTATATCCAGGGGCTCGGGGCGACCGCCGTCTGGCTCACGCCGATCTACCGGCAGCAGGCGGGCAATTCCTTCGACACCGCGCCCTACCACGGCTACTGGCCCGCCGACTTCCGGGACGTGGACCCGCACTTCGGGACGCTGGGCGACTTCGACGCCTTCACGACGGCGGCGCGGTCGGCGGGGCTGCGGGTGGTGCTCGATCAGGTGGTCAACCACTACGGGTACGGGGCGGAGGCGGTGCGGCAACATCCCGCCTGGTTCAACGGGCAGGCCGAGTGCGACAAGACGACGAACAAGGACGTGGACTGCCCCCTGGCCGGTCTCCCCGACCTCAAGCAGGCAAGCCCCGAGGTCCGCGACCTGCTCCTCGGGAACGCGGACTTCTGGCGGGCACGGGGGGTGGACGCCTTCCGGTACGACGCGATCCGGCACGTGGAGCGGCCCTTCCTGAAAGACGTGCTCGCCCGTGACCGCGCCGCCGGGACGTGGACGCTGGGCGAGTGGTACGGCGCCGACACGGGCACGGTGGCCGAGTGGCAGCGGGCGGGCTTCGACAGCCTGTTCCTCTTCAGCCTGCAAGGGGCGATGCAAAAGAGTGTGATGGGCGGGCAGAGCCTGACCCAGGTGGCGAATGTGCTCTCCCGCCAGGGCGAACTGCCCAGGCCCGGCGAGGTCGCCCTCTTCCTCGACAACCACGACCTGCCCCGTTTCGCGCAGGGCTCGCTCTTCGAGGACGAGGCTCAAACCCGCACCCGTTACGGCCTGCGGGCGCTGCTGACCCTGAGGGGGGTGCCGGTCCTCTGGCAGGGCACCGAGATCGCCCTGCGGGGAGGGGCGGACCCCGACAACCGCCGCGACATGCGCTTCGAGGACGGGTGGACGACCGCCGAGAAGGCCGTGTACGCCGCTGCGCGGGACGCCATCGCCGTCCGCAGGGCCAGCCGCGCCCTGAGCGTGGGCACCCAGACCCTGCGGCCCGTGCCGGACACCCTGCAAGACGACCTCCTGCTCCTGACCCGGGAGGTGGACGGCGAGCGGGTGCTGGCGGCGTGGCACGGGGGCAGAGAGCGCAGGACCTACAGCCTGCGTCTGAGCACCCTGGGGCTGACGGCGGCGGATCAGGCCGTCACGCGCAGCCTGTACGCCGGGCAGGACGCCAGGGTCAGCGTGGGCGGCGGGTGGCTGCACCTCAGCCTGCCGGGGAAGGACGCGGCGGTGTTCGGGCTGAGGTAG
- the msrP gene encoding protein-methionine-sulfoxide reductase catalytic subunit MsrP, whose amino-acid sequence MTILPPDRDPEDQPSPRARPTRREFLRHAALFTGTVAALGGGLTLLTRRPGAVDTTPGEDLVWRPNHPPGPYDTAEAVTPYREATTYNNFYEFGFGKDDPARRGGSLRTRPWTVQIDGEVRRPQTVDLDTLQSWFPLEDRIYRMRCVEAWSMVMPWLGFPLAALLKRVEPTGQARYVQFTALHDPEQLPGQRSGVLDWPYVEGLRLDEALHPLTLMAVGLQGRVLLPQNGAPLRLVVPWKYGFKSIKSVVRITLTREQPRTTWSEAAPDEYGFYANVNPAVDHPRWSQASERRIGELGRRPTLPFNGYAEGVAHLYAGMDLRQFF is encoded by the coding sequence ATGACCATTCTCCCGCCCGACCGAGACCCCGAGGACCAGCCCTCCCCCCGCGCCCGGCCCACCCGCCGCGAGTTCCTGCGCCACGCCGCCCTCTTCACGGGGACGGTGGCGGCCCTGGGCGGCGGCCTGACCCTGCTCACCCGCCGACCCGGGGCCGTGGACACCACGCCGGGAGAAGACCTCGTGTGGCGCCCGAACCACCCCCCCGGCCCCTACGACACGGCGGAGGCGGTCACGCCCTACCGCGAGGCGACGACCTACAACAACTTCTACGAGTTCGGTTTCGGCAAGGACGACCCCGCCCGCCGGGGGGGCAGCCTGCGCACGCGGCCCTGGACCGTCCAGATCGACGGGGAGGTCCGCAGGCCGCAGACCGTGGACCTCGACACCCTCCAGTCGTGGTTCCCCCTCGAAGACCGCATCTACCGGATGCGTTGCGTGGAGGCTTGGTCGATGGTGATGCCGTGGCTGGGCTTCCCGCTCGCCGCCCTCTTGAAGCGGGTGGAGCCGACCGGGCAGGCGCGGTACGTCCAGTTCACGGCCCTGCACGACCCGGAGCAGCTTCCCGGCCAGCGTTCCGGCGTGCTCGACTGGCCCTACGTGGAGGGGCTGCGGCTGGACGAGGCGCTACACCCCCTCACCCTGATGGCGGTGGGGCTCCAGGGGCGGGTCCTGCTCCCCCAGAACGGGGCGCCGCTACGGCTCGTCGTGCCCTGGAAGTACGGTTTCAAGAGCATCAAGTCGGTCGTGCGGATTACCCTCACCCGCGAGCAGCCGCGCACGACGTGGAGCGAGGCCGCGCCCGACGAGTACGGCTTCTACGCGAACGTCAACCCGGCGGTGGACCACCCGCGCTGGAGCCAGGCCAGCGAGCGCCGCATCGGGGAGCTGGGGCGCCGTCCGACCCTGCCCTTCAACGGGTACGCGGAGGGGGTGGCCCACCTGTACGCGGGGATGGACCTGAGGCAGTTCTTTTGA
- a CDS encoding chloride channel protein, with protein sequence MLPVRSPLPRAVLTRLETGRLVVLSVVLGALVGGLCIPLRLGLDLLLRLGARVTGYSPPGTPGEGGLLMAFVGTALPWGLLALPVVGAACAWLVPRETGGPLAQLVGGYHARGQWPTPPLQLRTMAATLLGYGAGLLVGRDAPFTMVGQLGARVLRRATRLDAVETRTLTLAGAAAGLGAVLHAPLAAAVLVTEVLYRRFEFEFEVLMPCVLASVAAYAVYGAAFGFTPLFSVQDLQGPALAQALGFAGVALAVTLAGWASLLGSRVLPEPWTAGVPRVVLGGAFGLLTAALAVLGTPAVLGDGSGWVQLGLSGFLGPEAVGVGAWRWLLLALGARLAFGGGVLPSVGVGGLLGTGGATWLGLDPAVGALVGSVAFLTATLNVPVAAALLAVAWGGDAMLPTALLTAGLAHVVSGEAGLLGVQARSRAASAVHAGGALTLLPEGVRLAARRSPEDTPGTPLDAPAADGGPAPLTSDRELYRRAVPSGWQGARLSVLSLPPGVEVVGIVREGTVRPPRPELRLTAEDELVFLARPEAYAALEGVLRLPG encoded by the coding sequence ATGCTCCCCGTGCGTTCCCCCCTGCCCCGCGCCGTCCTGACCCGCCTGGAGACCGGGCGGCTGGTGGTCCTCAGCGTGGTGCTCGGCGCCCTGGTGGGGGGGTTGTGCATTCCGCTGCGGCTGGGGCTGGACTTGCTGCTGCGGCTGGGAGCCCGGGTGACCGGCTACTCGCCCCCCGGCACCCCCGGCGAGGGCGGGTTGCTGATGGCCTTTGTCGGGACGGCGCTGCCCTGGGGGCTGCTCGCCCTGCCGGTCGTGGGGGCCGCCTGCGCGTGGCTGGTGCCCAGGGAGACGGGCGGGCCCCTCGCGCAGCTCGTGGGGGGCTACCACGCGCGGGGGCAGTGGCCCACTCCCCCCCTCCAGCTCCGGACGATGGCGGCCACGCTGCTGGGGTACGGGGCCGGGCTGCTCGTGGGCCGCGACGCCCCCTTCACGATGGTCGGGCAGCTCGGCGCGCGGGTGCTGCGGCGGGCCACCCGGCTCGACGCGGTGGAGACGCGCACCCTGACGCTGGCGGGGGCGGCGGCGGGGCTGGGGGCGGTGCTGCACGCGCCCCTCGCGGCGGCGGTCCTCGTGACCGAGGTGCTCTACCGCCGCTTCGAGTTCGAGTTCGAGGTGCTGATGCCCTGCGTGCTCGCCTCGGTGGCGGCGTACGCGGTGTACGGGGCGGCCTTCGGGTTCACGCCCCTGTTCAGCGTCCAGGATCTCCAGGGACCCGCCCTCGCCCAGGCGCTGGGCTTCGCGGGGGTGGCGCTGGCGGTGACGCTGGCGGGGTGGGCGTCCCTCCTCGGCTCCCGGGTGCTGCCCGAGCCCTGGACGGCCGGGGTCCCGCGCGTGGTCCTGGGAGGCGCCTTCGGGCTGCTCACGGCGGCGCTGGCGGTCCTGGGCACCCCCGCCGTGCTCGGTGACGGGTCGGGCTGGGTGCAGCTCGGGCTCTCGGGCTTTCTCGGGCCGGAGGCGGTCGGGGTGGGCGCGTGGCGCTGGCTGCTCCTCGCGCTGGGGGCGCGGCTGGCCTTCGGGGGCGGGGTGCTGCCGTCGGTGGGGGTGGGCGGGCTGCTCGGCACCGGAGGGGCGACGTGGCTCGGGCTGGACCCGGCGGTCGGTGCGCTCGTCGGGTCCGTCGCCTTTCTCACCGCCACGCTGAACGTGCCCGTGGCGGCGGCGCTGCTCGCGGTGGCCTGGGGCGGCGACGCCATGCTGCCCACCGCCCTGCTCACCGCCGGGCTGGCCCACGTCGTCAGCGGCGAGGCGGGCCTGCTCGGCGTCCAGGCCCGCTCCCGCGCCGCGAGTGCCGTCCACGCGGGGGGCGCCCTCACCCTGCTGCCCGAGGGGGTCCGGCTGGCCGCACGCCGCTCCCCGGAGGACACGCCCGGCACCCCACTCGACGCCCCCGCCGCGGACGGCGGCCCCGCCCCCCTCACCTCCGACCGCGAGCTGTACCGGCGGGCGGTGCCGAGCGGGTGGCAGGGGGCGCGGCTCTCGGTCCTCTCCCTCCCCCCCGGTGTGGAGGTCGTGGGCATCGTGCGGGAGGGGACCGTGCGCCCGCCCCGCCCGGAGCTGCGCCTCACCGCCGAGGACGAACTCGTCTTCCTGGCGCGGCCTGAAGCATACGCCGCCCTCGAAGGGGTGCTGCGGCTGCCGGGCTGA
- a CDS encoding amino acid ABC transporter ATP-binding protein, with product MTQIITGSVSTGTGTGADTRAVQPIIVAQDVHKHFGNFHALRGVSMSVRPGEVVVIIGPSGSGKSTFIRTINALDPHDGGSITVDGIPLQGARNLDAIRREVGMVFQSFNLFPHLTVLENITLAPTRVRKTSKAEAERRGLELLRRVGIEEQAQKYPAQLSGGQQQRVAIARALAMDPKVMLFDEPTSALDPEMIKEVLDVMKELARTGMTMLVVTHEMGFAREVADRILFFDAGQIVEDTTPEAFYTNPQHERAKAFLGKILGH from the coding sequence ATGACCCAGATCATCACCGGCTCCGTCTCCACCGGCACGGGCACGGGCGCAGACACCCGGGCGGTGCAGCCCATCATCGTCGCTCAGGACGTGCACAAGCACTTCGGGAACTTCCACGCCCTGCGCGGGGTGAGCATGAGCGTCCGGCCCGGCGAGGTCGTCGTCATCATCGGGCCCTCGGGCAGCGGCAAGAGCACCTTCATCCGCACGATCAACGCGCTCGACCCGCACGACGGCGGCAGCATCACGGTAGACGGCATTCCCCTCCAGGGGGCCCGCAACCTCGACGCGATCCGGCGCGAGGTCGGGATGGTCTTCCAGTCCTTCAACCTCTTCCCGCACCTCACCGTGCTGGAGAACATCACCCTCGCGCCCACCCGGGTTCGCAAGACGAGCAAGGCCGAGGCCGAGAGACGCGGGCTGGAGTTGTTGCGCCGCGTCGGCATCGAGGAGCAGGCGCAGAAGTACCCGGCGCAGCTTTCCGGCGGGCAGCAGCAGCGCGTCGCCATCGCCCGCGCCCTGGCGATGGACCCCAAGGTGATGCTCTTCGACGAGCCGACCAGCGCCCTCGACCCCGAGATGATCAAGGAAGTGCTCGACGTGATGAAGGAGCTCGCGCGCACCGGCATGACCATGCTCGTCGTCACGCACGAGATGGGCTTCGCGCGGGAGGTCGCCGACCGCATCCTCTTCTTCGACGCGGGCCAGATCGTGGAGGACACGACGCCCGAGGCCTTCTACACCAACCCCCAGCACGAGCGCGCGAAGGCGTTCCTGGGCAAGATTCTCGGGCACTGA
- a CDS encoding TAXI family TRAP transporter solute-binding subunit yields MKTVTTALLLGTAAVALAQGTTFLTIGSGATTGVYFPVATGMAKLINDSGSGVRANARSTGGSVFNVNALGTGELDAAIAQNDIVYYAYRGTGIQAFQGKANNKLRTMAVLYPEVLHVIARRDAGINSIADLRGKRVVIGDLGSGTEQTARQVLEAYGLSFDDLGQALRVSPAQGITLMQDKRADALFYTVGVGASAISQIAQTVDVKVVPVGGNQASALIKKYPFYVRYNIPARSYKGVGATVPSVAVQATLVTTTGVSEDAVYRAMKAAFDNEAELKGLHPSLATNFSYDKAVKGLPAPLHPGAAKFFREKGVSVR; encoded by the coding sequence ATGAAGACAGTCACCACCGCCCTGCTGCTCGGCACCGCCGCCGTGGCGCTCGCGCAGGGCACCACCTTCCTGACCATCGGTTCGGGCGCCACCACGGGCGTGTACTTCCCGGTCGCCACGGGGATGGCGAAGCTGATCAACGACTCCGGCAGCGGTGTGCGCGCCAACGCCCGCTCGACGGGGGGCAGCGTGTTCAACGTGAACGCCCTCGGGACGGGGGAGCTGGACGCCGCCATCGCGCAGAACGACATCGTGTACTACGCCTACCGGGGCACGGGCATCCAGGCCTTCCAGGGCAAGGCGAACAACAAGCTGCGCACGATGGCCGTTCTCTACCCTGAGGTGCTGCACGTCATCGCCCGCCGCGACGCGGGGATCAACTCCATCGCCGACCTGAGGGGCAAGCGTGTGGTGATCGGCGACCTGGGCTCGGGCACCGAGCAGACGGCGCGGCAGGTGCTGGAGGCGTACGGGCTGAGCTTCGACGACCTCGGGCAGGCGCTGCGGGTGTCGCCCGCGCAGGGCATCACCCTGATGCAGGACAAGCGCGCGGACGCCCTCTTCTACACGGTCGGCGTGGGCGCGAGCGCCATCTCGCAGATCGCGCAGACGGTGGACGTGAAGGTCGTGCCCGTGGGCGGCAATCAGGCTTCGGCCCTGATCAAGAAGTACCCCTTCTACGTGCGCTACAACATCCCCGCCCGCAGCTACAAGGGCGTGGGCGCCACCGTCCCCAGCGTGGCCGTGCAGGCGACCCTGGTGACGACCACCGGCGTCAGCGAGGACGCCGTGTACCGCGCGATGAAGGCCGCCTTCGACAACGAGGCCGAACTCAAGGGCCTGCACCCCAGCCTCGCGACCAACTTCTCGTACGACAAGGCCGTGAAGGGCCTGCCCGCGCCGCTGCACCCCGGCGCCGCGAAGTTCTTCCGCGAGAAGGGCGTCAGCGTCCGCTAG